The following proteins are co-located in the Opitutaceae bacterium genome:
- a CDS encoding dihydrodipicolinate synthase family protein, which yields MHIWSATPTPLMADLSVDVASVKRMTRDAVDSGFEGVFLGGTCGEGPWLPDTERVRLVGAVAGAAEGKLRIAVQATDNSVPRILANIRQAADAGADYAVIAAPATFMNATADRIVALFVEAADASPIPVGIYDLGRHRPVVIPEERLKEVYLHPNVRLVKDSSGSPSRRAAALEARKAKPGLQLFNGDEFRCLEYLEAGYDGILFGGAIATAAQLHEIVAAFLQGRLDDARRMDAEMRKALFGIYGGEKIACWLTGLKYYLVRRGIFASVSSYLGYPLTDDCRAFIEEYARGMPATSASGTG from the coding sequence GTGCACATCTGGTCCGCAACGCCCACGCCGCTGATGGCGGATTTGTCCGTCGACGTGGCGTCGGTCAAAAGAATGACCCGCGATGCGGTGGACAGCGGATTCGAGGGGGTTTTTCTGGGCGGCACCTGCGGCGAGGGTCCCTGGCTGCCTGACACCGAGCGGGTCCGCCTGGTTGGCGCGGTTGCGGGGGCTGCGGAGGGAAAACTCCGGATAGCCGTGCAGGCGACCGACAACTCGGTTCCCCGGATCCTGGCAAACATCCGGCAGGCGGCGGACGCGGGGGCGGACTATGCGGTCATTGCGGCTCCTGCGACATTCATGAACGCCACGGCGGATCGCATCGTGGCGCTTTTTGTCGAGGCGGCGGATGCGAGCCCCATACCCGTCGGCATCTATGATCTTGGGCGCCATCGCCCTGTCGTGATCCCCGAGGAGCGGCTTAAGGAAGTCTATCTGCACCCGAACGTCCGTCTGGTGAAGGACAGCTCCGGATCGCCCTCGCGGCGGGCCGCCGCGCTGGAGGCGAGGAAGGCCAAACCGGGCCTGCAGTTGTTCAATGGCGACGAGTTTCGCTGCCTGGAATACCTGGAAGCCGGTTACGATGGAATTCTGTTTGGCGGGGCGATCGCCACGGCGGCGCAGTTGCACGAGATTGTGGCCGCCTTCTTGCAGGGACGACTGGATGATGCGCGGCGCATGGATGCGGAGATGAGAAAGGCGCTGTTCGGCATCTATGGCGGCGAGAAGATTGCGTGCTGGCTCACCGGTCTCAAGTACTACCTGGTGAGGCGGGGGATCTTCGCCTCGGTGTCCAGTTACCTCGGGTATCCCCTGACCGATGACTGCCGGGCCTTCATCGAGGAATACGCGCGGGGCATGCCGGCGACCAGTGCCTCCGGGACAGGGTGA
- a CDS encoding SDR family oxidoreductase, giving the protein MTPSSSQPSPSEFSLTGKVVILTGGAGLYGRGLATQIAAAGAELVLASRDVSALEQVAAEERGLGRSAVAHALDQSDEASILRLRDWVKARFGRIDGLVNNAVARPMKTFDSPLADWEASMKTNATGLFALSRACGDLMAEAGSGSIVNIGSIQGMVGPDNALYEGLGMHAIPDYFFHKAGMVNLTRYFAAHYGPRDVRVNCVSPGGFLSGQNPVFVERYARATFLRRMADKHDLGGPVIFLLSDAARYVTGINLPVDGGYTAH; this is encoded by the coding sequence GGCGCCGGCCTCTACGGCCGGGGACTCGCCACGCAGATAGCTGCGGCCGGAGCCGAGCTTGTCCTCGCCTCGCGCGACGTCTCAGCCCTCGAACAGGTCGCCGCAGAGGAGCGCGGTCTCGGTCGCAGCGCTGTGGCGCATGCGCTGGATCAGAGCGACGAGGCATCCATCCTCCGGCTGCGCGACTGGGTGAAGGCCCGCTTCGGCCGCATCGACGGACTCGTCAACAACGCCGTCGCCCGCCCGATGAAAACCTTCGACTCCCCGCTCGCCGACTGGGAGGCGTCGATGAAGACCAACGCAACCGGCCTGTTCGCGCTGAGCCGCGCCTGCGGGGACCTGATGGCCGAGGCCGGATCCGGAAGCATCGTGAACATCGGTTCCATCCAGGGAATGGTCGGACCCGACAACGCCCTCTATGAGGGACTGGGCATGCACGCCATCCCCGACTACTTCTTTCACAAGGCCGGCATGGTCAATCTAACGCGCTACTTCGCAGCGCACTACGGTCCGCGCGATGTCCGTGTGAACTGTGTGTCTCCCGGCGGCTTCCTGAGCGGTCAGAATCCGGTCTTCGTGGAACGCTACGCCCGGGCCACGTTTCTTCGACGCATGGCGGACAAGCACGACTTGGGAGGACCGGTCATCTTCCTCCTCAGCGACGCGGCACGTTATGTGACCGGCATCAATCTCCCGGTCGACGGCGGTTACACCGCCCATTGA
- a CDS encoding dihydropteroate synthase produces MTPAPKIRIIGELINNAYARARRAWESRDISGYQHLARLQAEGGAEIVNLNLDGTQRIAVRQEEMLEFLPRVIPAIQDATDIPLSFDNPSIVYHRTALRVFDRSRCRAKPVFNSLAASRNNLDEMLELVREHDMRCIVMASECFKPGGGSAQCLDPRQSHETVRRFADLLVTRAGRMLDDIIVDPGLAPVGADTYGLVNIGLDTMRLCTADPDLRGIHYSVGLSNFAWGTPKAAKPLLERAYLTLASRVGLDFALANFEANAVPLPDDHPIVARLAAALEAGRPQAGESVEDAGFRQASAVMEICNDYLDA; encoded by the coding sequence ATGACCCCTGCTCCAAAAATCCGCATCATCGGCGAACTCATCAACAATGCCTACGCACGCGCACGCCGCGCATGGGAATCCCGCGACATCTCCGGCTACCAGCACCTCGCGCGCCTGCAGGCCGAGGGCGGTGCCGAGATCGTCAACCTCAACCTCGACGGCACGCAGCGCATCGCCGTGCGACAGGAGGAAATGCTGGAGTTTCTCCCGCGCGTCATTCCGGCCATCCAGGACGCGACCGACATCCCACTGAGTTTCGACAATCCCAGCATCGTCTATCATCGCACCGCGCTGCGCGTGTTCGACCGCTCCCGGTGCCGCGCCAAGCCGGTCTTCAACTCCCTCGCCGCCTCGCGCAACAACCTCGACGAGATGCTTGAGCTCGTGCGCGAGCACGACATGCGCTGCATCGTCATGGCCTCCGAATGCTTCAAGCCTGGCGGCGGCTCCGCCCAGTGTCTCGACCCGCGGCAGAGCCATGAAACCGTGCGGCGCTTCGCCGATCTCCTGGTCACCCGCGCCGGACGCATGCTCGACGACATCATCGTCGACCCCGGACTGGCGCCCGTCGGCGCCGACACCTACGGACTTGTCAACATCGGTCTCGACACCATGCGGCTGTGCACCGCGGATCCCGATCTTCGCGGCATCCACTACTCTGTCGGTCTCTCAAACTTCGCGTGGGGCACGCCCAAGGCCGCGAAGCCGCTCCTCGAACGCGCCTACCTCACCCTTGCCTCGCGCGTGGGTCTCGACTTTGCCCTGGCCAATTTCGAGGCCAACGCCGTGCCTCTCCCCGACGATCATCCGATCGTCGCGCGACTCGCCGCAGCGCTCGAAGCCGGGCGCCCGCAGGCCGGAGAATCCGTCGAGGATGCCGGATTCCGCCAGGCGTCCGCCGTCATGGAAATCTGCAACGACTACCTCGACGCATGA
- a CDS encoding AraC family transcriptional regulator, whose translation MRVTSPVLVRLPPGGLRFAESAHAMGFSMAERADPFHKLVYVLAGRAELVMAGRPVVVASAGTILIVPRLARHALRDIEPASLLLMCFSDAWLAGTPGLGELWATLVRDGDARWPLVRVRRLRIEALWRRGLFEQNRAQIGAGALAMAAANEILAVIARARALARAESAEARVRAVAAEVGDSFVENWTVDLAAARAAMSRRGFTERFRVETGETFWEHLERLRVAHAAQLLRRGEHTVLGVMFSSGFNDLSTFYRAFKRHHGTSPKRWMEAEAADRRSEVKHGSTRIRAG comes from the coding sequence GTGCGTGTCACTTCTCCCGTACTGGTCAGGCTGCCGCCGGGTGGACTCCGGTTTGCGGAAAGCGCGCATGCCATGGGTTTCTCAATGGCGGAGCGGGCAGATCCATTTCACAAGCTGGTCTATGTGCTGGCGGGAAGGGCGGAGCTGGTGATGGCGGGGCGGCCGGTGGTGGTTGCGTCCGCCGGCACGATACTGATCGTGCCGCGGCTGGCGCGGCATGCGCTGCGCGACATCGAGCCCGCGTCGCTGCTGCTGATGTGCTTTTCGGACGCGTGGCTGGCGGGAACGCCCGGGCTGGGTGAGTTGTGGGCGACGCTTGTGCGCGATGGTGATGCGCGCTGGCCGCTGGTGCGGGTGAGGCGGCTCAGGATCGAGGCGCTGTGGCGGCGCGGGCTGTTTGAGCAGAATCGCGCACAGATTGGAGCGGGTGCACTGGCGATGGCCGCGGCGAATGAGATACTTGCGGTGATCGCCCGTGCCCGCGCGCTGGCCCGTGCGGAGTCGGCGGAGGCGCGTGTGCGCGCGGTGGCCGCGGAGGTGGGGGACAGCTTTGTGGAGAACTGGACGGTGGATCTTGCGGCGGCGCGGGCCGCGATGTCGCGGCGGGGATTCACGGAGCGCTTCCGCGTCGAGACGGGTGAAACCTTCTGGGAGCATCTCGAGCGCCTGCGGGTGGCGCATGCGGCGCAGCTCCTGCGGCGCGGGGAGCACACGGTGCTGGGAGTGATGTTTTCCTCGGGGTTCAACGACCTCTCGACCTTTTATCGCGCGTTCAAGCGCCACCACGGAACATCACCCAAACGCTGGATGGAGGCGGAGGCCGCGGATCGGCGTTCGGAGGTGAAGCACGGATCGACGCGGATACGAGCCGGATGA
- a CDS encoding methylenetetrahydrofolate reductase C-terminal domain-containing protein: MTLRDKLEKSGDFVIGVELVSTRGTVTETRSARTLAFAEELASHDRVDWVSVTDNAGGNPQLAPAALARIVRASGRDVVVHLSCKDFNRNGVESEAWHLATEGLHNLLVLSGDYPGPGLAGGAKPVFDIDSVGLLVLLANLNAGLDITRPGARQKSRLGATEFFPACVVTNFKLHENEVVPQLLKLEKKLECGARWIVNQIGYDSRKIHELILWLQQRGWGHVPLIGNVYVLNPAVARLFRTQRIPGVVISDELAALCEEKEREPGRGRAWFIELAARQIAVYKGLGYRGAYLGGIHTRVELDEVLARVDAFPPDAWRDFAREIRFSRPGEFFLFPEDPATGLADAAGRPHFGAVPRSSRNVTYTYRFARFAHAAMFTPGRGLWNIGKKITASARDPRQGPALLRMVEKVSKSMLFDCRDCGDCSLPEITHLCPESSCAKNQRNGPCGGTRDGLCEVEDYECIWSRAYDRLAHEGRAHELLNHAPVIQNQSLRGTSSWANTWHGRDHLGNRLFVPPAAAPVPVTGRGEAAISSPPPTPPPASTESMAPPPS; the protein is encoded by the coding sequence ATGACCCTGCGCGACAAGCTGGAGAAAAGTGGCGATTTTGTGATCGGGGTCGAACTGGTCTCCACCCGCGGCACCGTCACCGAAACCCGCAGCGCCCGGACCCTCGCATTTGCCGAGGAGCTTGCCTCCCACGACCGGGTCGACTGGGTGTCCGTCACCGACAACGCCGGCGGCAATCCACAGCTCGCCCCCGCCGCGCTCGCCCGCATCGTGCGCGCATCGGGACGTGATGTGGTCGTCCATCTCTCCTGCAAGGACTTCAACCGCAACGGCGTCGAGTCCGAAGCCTGGCACCTGGCCACCGAGGGCCTGCACAATCTTCTCGTGCTTTCAGGCGACTATCCGGGTCCGGGCCTCGCCGGCGGCGCAAAACCGGTCTTCGACATCGATTCGGTCGGCCTGCTCGTCCTGCTCGCCAACCTGAACGCCGGCCTCGACATCACCCGGCCGGGCGCACGCCAGAAGTCCCGGCTCGGCGCAACGGAGTTCTTTCCCGCCTGCGTCGTCACAAACTTCAAGCTCCACGAAAACGAGGTGGTCCCGCAGTTGCTCAAGCTGGAGAAGAAACTCGAGTGCGGTGCACGCTGGATCGTGAATCAGATCGGCTACGACTCGCGCAAGATTCACGAGCTCATTCTCTGGCTGCAGCAGCGCGGCTGGGGGCACGTTCCGCTGATCGGCAATGTCTACGTGCTCAATCCCGCCGTCGCCCGGCTCTTCCGCACGCAGCGCATTCCGGGCGTCGTCATTTCAGACGAACTCGCGGCGCTCTGCGAGGAAAAGGAACGCGAGCCCGGCCGCGGCCGCGCATGGTTCATCGAGCTCGCCGCCCGGCAGATTGCGGTCTACAAGGGACTCGGCTACCGCGGCGCGTACCTCGGTGGAATCCACACCCGCGTCGAACTCGACGAGGTTCTCGCCCGCGTCGATGCCTTCCCGCCGGACGCATGGAGGGATTTTGCGCGGGAGATCCGCTTCTCGCGCCCCGGAGAATTTTTCCTATTTCCCGAGGATCCGGCGACAGGCCTGGCCGACGCCGCCGGCCGCCCGCACTTTGGCGCGGTTCCGCGCTCGTCGCGCAATGTCACCTACACCTACCGGTTCGCCCGCTTCGCCCATGCCGCGATGTTCACGCCCGGCCGCGGTCTCTGGAATATCGGGAAGAAGATCACCGCCTCGGCGCGCGATCCCCGGCAGGGCCCCGCGCTCCTGCGCATGGTCGAGAAGGTCTCGAAGTCCATGCTCTTCGACTGCCGCGATTGCGGCGATTGCTCCCTTCCCGAAATCACCCACCTCTGCCCGGAATCCTCCTGCGCGAAGAATCAGCGCAACGGACCGTGCGGCGGCACGCGCGACGGTCTCTGCGAGGTCGAGGACTACGAATGCATCTGGTCCCGCGCCTATGACCGGCTCGCCCACGAGGGCCGCGCCCACGAGCTTCTCAATCACGCCCCTGTGATCCAGAACCAGTCGCTGCGCGGCACGTCGAGCTGGGCGAACACCTGGCACGGCCGCGACCACCTCGGCAACAGGCTCTTCGTCCCGCCCGCCGCTGCGCCCGTGCCGGTGACAGGACGCGGTGAGGCAGCCATTTCCTCCCCGCCTCCGACGCCGCCACCGGCAAGCACAGAGTCAATGGCCCCACCCCCTTCATGA
- a CDS encoding substrate-binding domain-containing protein, with product MNSSPHSFELPRRVSLSAQAASAIRQAIADNVWKDCLPSERRLCDMFHVSRPTIRTALHLLSKEGLIEIHQGRRNRLLASGHRKPAEQNRLVGLIAPEPVTHLAYVTFLLISEMRAHLAERGFATEVLVCPPAGERTQLRKVREFVRQNRVFCCVLISVNKELQQWFSDNSLPALVLGSCHPQVRLPSLDIDYRSVCRHATGTLLGRGHQCLALVVPNSGMAGDLASETGFNEAVSQHQQGEARATIVRHNGTAASITSKLDALFKSAHAPTALLIAKPQHVLIVIIYLLKRGLSVPDTVSLIARDYDQSFGIVSPPIAHYVLEEGALAHRLSRLMLQMVEQGNLQPEPNLVFPKFLPGKTIRQLR from the coding sequence ATGAACAGCTCTCCCCACTCCTTCGAGCTGCCCAGGCGCGTCTCCCTTTCGGCCCAGGCAGCCAGCGCCATTCGTCAGGCCATTGCGGACAATGTCTGGAAGGACTGCCTGCCGAGCGAGCGCCGCCTCTGCGACATGTTTCACGTGAGCCGCCCGACGATCCGCACCGCGCTGCACCTGCTTTCCAAGGAGGGACTGATTGAGATCCACCAGGGGAGGCGCAACCGGCTGCTCGCCAGCGGACATCGCAAGCCCGCGGAGCAGAACCGGCTGGTCGGCCTGATCGCGCCGGAGCCGGTCACGCACCTCGCCTACGTGACTTTCCTGTTGATCAGCGAAATGCGCGCCCACCTGGCGGAGCGGGGTTTCGCGACGGAGGTGCTGGTGTGCCCGCCCGCCGGGGAACGCACCCAGTTGCGCAAGGTCCGCGAATTTGTCCGCCAGAACCGCGTGTTCTGCTGCGTCCTGATCTCCGTGAACAAGGAGCTGCAGCAGTGGTTCTCCGACAATTCGCTCCCTGCCCTCGTGCTGGGATCCTGCCATCCGCAGGTCAGGCTGCCCTCCCTCGACATCGACTACCGATCGGTCTGCCGCCACGCCACGGGCACGCTTCTGGGACGCGGCCACCAGTGCCTGGCGCTGGTCGTGCCCAATTCAGGAATGGCGGGTGACCTCGCCAGCGAAACCGGCTTCAATGAGGCGGTCTCCCAGCATCAGCAGGGCGAGGCCCGCGCAACGATTGTCCGGCACAATGGCACCGCCGCCAGCATCACGTCGAAACTCGACGCCCTGTTCAAGTCCGCCCACGCCCCCACCGCCCTGCTCATCGCGAAGCCGCAGCACGTGCTCATAGTCATCATCTACCTCCTGAAACGCGGCCTCTCGGTGCCGGACACGGTGTCACTCATCGCCAGAGACTACGATCAGAGCTTCGGCATCGTGAGCCCGCCCATCGCCCACTATGTACTGGAGGAAGGCGCGCTGGCCCACCGCCTCTCCCGCCTGATGCTGCAGATGGTGGAGCAAGGCAACCTTCAACCCGAACCCAATCTGGTTTTCCCAAAATTCCTCCCGGGAAAAACAATCCGGCAGCTGAGATGA
- a CDS encoding amidohydrolase family protein → MNPAPSSLDSLSAIVRRIGGDTVWLRVGRLFDGHESRGVSHLVFNRQNIRHVGDTPAAALVRPGQTSPDLDLPDCTVLPGLVEAHAHLFLEGGELAPERRADQLKLDDDELFARAEFRLERLLRLGIVAVRDAGDRNGVGLRLQRRCRSAERGAMPCVDSPGAAIHHQGRYGSFMATPLEDQGGIEAAVAARIAQGAHHIKLLATGIINFEKGAVTARPQMPAEELTRAVAASRAQGRQTMVHCSGHDGVDNCIAARVDTIEHAYFVDRDQLALMRDLDIAWVPTLAPVQFQLDRADILGWSETVRANLQRILEAHAARLSDAADLGVRIVAGSDAGSHGVAHGHGFLRELELMEQAGLSAERVLRSATGDASARLHPSEPAGVIAPGCPARFILTEAPVLQSVRHLRAPAVVCFDGVILSGGDDPGQPGM, encoded by the coding sequence ATGAACCCCGCGCCCTCCAGCCTGGACTCGCTTTCCGCCATCGTGCGGCGCATCGGCGGCGACACGGTCTGGCTGCGCGTCGGAAGGCTTTTTGACGGACACGAGAGTCGCGGCGTTTCCCATCTGGTCTTCAATCGCCAGAACATCCGGCACGTTGGCGACACCCCTGCAGCCGCACTCGTGCGCCCGGGTCAGACTTCCCCCGATCTCGATCTGCCGGACTGCACCGTCCTGCCCGGCCTGGTCGAAGCCCATGCCCACCTTTTCCTGGAGGGCGGCGAACTCGCTCCCGAGCGCCGCGCCGACCAGCTCAAGCTCGACGACGATGAACTGTTCGCGCGCGCGGAGTTCCGGCTCGAGCGCCTGCTGCGACTCGGCATCGTCGCCGTGCGCGATGCCGGCGACCGCAATGGCGTCGGCCTTCGCCTCCAGCGGCGCTGCCGCTCGGCTGAGCGGGGTGCCATGCCCTGCGTCGACAGTCCCGGCGCCGCGATTCATCATCAGGGCCGCTATGGATCCTTCATGGCTACGCCCCTCGAGGACCAGGGCGGCATCGAGGCCGCGGTCGCCGCACGCATCGCACAAGGAGCGCACCACATCAAACTGCTCGCCACCGGCATCATCAACTTCGAAAAGGGCGCCGTCACGGCCAGGCCCCAAATGCCCGCCGAAGAACTGACCCGCGCCGTCGCCGCATCCCGCGCGCAGGGACGTCAGACGATGGTGCACTGTTCGGGACACGATGGTGTGGACAACTGCATCGCCGCACGCGTCGACACGATTGAGCACGCGTACTTCGTCGATCGCGACCAGCTCGCGCTCATGCGCGATCTCGACATCGCCTGGGTGCCCACCCTCGCGCCCGTCCAGTTTCAACTCGACCGCGCCGACATCCTCGGTTGGAGCGAAACCGTGCGCGCGAACCTGCAGCGCATCCTCGAGGCCCATGCCGCCCGCCTCTCGGACGCGGCTGACCTCGGTGTGAGAATCGTCGCCGGCAGCGACGCCGGGTCCCACGGTGTCGCCCATGGGCACGGATTCCTCCGCGAACTCGAGCTCATGGAGCAGGCCGGTCTGTCGGCTGAGCGCGTGCTTCGCTCCGCAACCGGCGACGCCTCCGCCCGGCTGCATCCCTCAGAGCCGGCGGGAGTAATTGCACCCGGCTGCCCCGCACGATTCATCCTGACCGAAGCACCGGTGCTGCAGTCGGTCCGGCACCTGCGCGCGCCCGCAGTCGTTTGTTTCGACGGCGTCATTCTTTCCGGAGGCGACGATCCGGGCCAGCCGGGCATGTGA
- a CDS encoding DUF4445 domain-containing protein, producing MASSFQLNGQRVALERNESLFAAATRAGFKVPTSCRAQGKCRECLIEITAGADQLSRRTPEESHLNGAFRLSCCARLASDAPDPGIEAHTLHRSAMQVEQAAVELPAISRLETPDPAVTRDGSRVFIDGREVANHTGPIHGLAMDLGTTTVVVRCVNLETGAIVATAAFENPQRFGGSDVMSRIQFDTDRRGRLLQRTLLGYLGRAIAEFPVPGDSIFELVVVGNPTMRDLFFGLDVASIGQKPYRSSTEHEYRDGRRSTTALECSARSLRLPLHPAARICGLPLVSGHVGADAAACLLAIAPHKSDEIVAIMDIGTNTELFIGNRHRILCASCPAGPAFEGRGIRHGMPGLDGAIAHVALGDDGSVLEREVIGNGPARGICGSGLIDLLSEFLRTGRMNEFGRYTDGAGQFVVDEPAGIAIHESDISELAQAKAANVAGLSIVAKHYGISLAQLDRFYLAGGFGRHLNRDAARRIGLIPDLPDERIVVVGNAAIEGATTALLSASRRRELEDLVARVDHVELETDPEFFDHFVTGCQYGPLSTSADGVTP from the coding sequence ATGGCATCATCCTTTCAACTCAACGGCCAGCGTGTCGCCCTCGAACGCAACGAATCCCTCTTCGCGGCCGCCACACGCGCGGGTTTCAAGGTGCCGACATCGTGCCGCGCGCAGGGAAAATGCCGCGAATGCCTGATTGAGATCACCGCCGGCGCCGACCAACTCAGCCGCCGAACGCCGGAGGAGTCCCATCTGAACGGCGCATTCCGACTTTCCTGCTGCGCGCGGCTGGCAAGCGACGCGCCCGATCCCGGCATCGAGGCCCATACGCTCCACCGCAGCGCAATGCAGGTGGAGCAGGCCGCTGTCGAACTGCCGGCCATCAGTCGTCTTGAAACACCAGATCCCGCCGTCACCCGTGACGGCTCGCGCGTGTTCATCGACGGCCGCGAGGTTGCGAATCACACCGGTCCCATTCACGGGCTCGCCATGGACCTCGGCACGACAACGGTGGTGGTCCGCTGCGTGAACCTTGAGACCGGCGCCATCGTCGCAACCGCGGCGTTTGAAAATCCGCAGCGCTTCGGCGGCAGCGACGTGATGTCGCGCATCCAGTTCGACACCGATCGCCGCGGTCGTCTCCTCCAACGCACGCTGCTCGGCTACCTCGGACGCGCCATCGCCGAGTTTCCGGTCCCTGGTGATTCCATCTTCGAACTCGTGGTCGTCGGAAACCCGACCATGCGCGATCTGTTTTTTGGACTCGATGTGGCATCGATCGGACAGAAGCCCTACCGATCATCCACGGAGCATGAGTATCGCGACGGCCGGCGTTCAACCACCGCACTCGAGTGCAGCGCCCGCTCCCTTCGCCTCCCATTGCACCCGGCGGCGCGCATCTGCGGACTGCCACTCGTCAGCGGCCACGTCGGCGCGGACGCCGCAGCCTGCCTCCTTGCCATCGCCCCGCACAAGTCCGACGAGATCGTCGCCATCATGGACATCGGGACCAACACCGAGTTGTTCATCGGCAACCGCCACAGGATCCTCTGCGCATCCTGCCCCGCAGGTCCGGCCTTCGAGGGCCGCGGCATCCGCCACGGGATGCCGGGTCTTGATGGAGCCATCGCCCATGTCGCGCTTGGCGACGACGGATCCGTCCTGGAGCGCGAGGTGATCGGCAACGGTCCGGCCAGGGGAATCTGCGGATCCGGGCTGATCGATCTTCTCTCAGAGTTTCTGCGTACGGGTAGGATGAATGAATTCGGGCGCTACACCGATGGCGCAGGCCAATTCGTCGTCGATGAACCCGCCGGCATCGCGATCCACGAAAGCGACATCAGCGAACTCGCCCAGGCCAAGGCCGCAAACGTCGCCGGCCTGAGCATTGTCGCCAAACACTACGGAATATCCCTCGCCCAGCTCGACCGCTTCTACCTCGCCGGCGGCTTCGGGCGACACCTCAATCGCGACGCCGCCCGGCGCATCGGCCTCATCCCGGATCTTCCGGACGAAAGGATCGTGGTTGTCGGCAATGCAGCCATTGAGGGCGCGACGACGGCCCTGCTTTCAGCAAGCCGGCGACGCGAGCTGGAAGATCTGGTCGCACGCGTCGACCATGTGGAGCTCGAGACCGATCCCGAATTCTTCGATCACTTTGTGACGGGCTGCCAGTACGGTCCGCTATCCACCAGCGCGGATGGGGTGACGCCATGA
- a CDS encoding glucose 1-dehydrogenase yields MNSTNPGKGRLAGMVAIVTGGGSGFGESICQSYATEGAKLVLADINAANGERVTEALTNAGREAIFVRTDVSKASDMQALVEAALSRFGKLDVMVNNAGISHANQPMLQVSEAEFDRIFQVNVKSIYHSAQSCVPVFRRQGGGCFINIGSTAAVRPRPGLAWYNGSKGAVTLITKSMAVELAPERIRANSINPAIAETPLLTTFMGAADNAQNRAKFIASIPLGRLGRSSDVANAAVFFADPASEFVTGVCMEVDGGRCI; encoded by the coding sequence ATGAACTCGACAAATCCAGGCAAAGGCCGCCTCGCCGGAATGGTGGCCATCGTAACCGGCGGAGGCTCCGGCTTCGGCGAAAGCATCTGCCAGAGCTACGCCACCGAGGGCGCAAAGCTCGTCCTCGCCGACATCAATGCCGCCAATGGCGAGCGCGTCACGGAGGCCCTCACCAACGCCGGCCGGGAGGCGATCTTTGTCCGGACTGACGTCAGCAAGGCATCCGACATGCAGGCGCTGGTCGAAGCCGCCCTGAGTCGTTTCGGAAAACTCGACGTGATGGTCAACAACGCCGGCATCAGCCACGCCAACCAGCCGATGCTGCAGGTTTCCGAAGCCGAGTTTGACCGCATATTCCAGGTCAACGTGAAGAGCATCTACCATTCGGCCCAAAGCTGCGTGCCCGTTTTCCGCCGTCAGGGCGGTGGCTGTTTCATCAACATCGGATCCACGGCGGCAGTTCGCCCACGGCCCGGGCTGGCTTGGTACAACGGATCCAAGGGCGCGGTGACGTTGATCACCAAATCAATGGCGGTGGAACTCGCGCCGGAAAGAATCCGGGCCAACTCCATCAATCCCGCCATCGCGGAAACGCCCCTGCTGACGACCTTCATGGGCGCGGCGGACAACGCGCAAAACCGGGCAAAATTCATCGCCTCGATTCCCTTGGGCCGGCTCGGCCGCTCCAGTGACGTCGCCAATGCCGCGGTTTTTTTCGCCGACCCGGCGTCGGAGTTCGTAACCGGCGTGTGCATGGAGGTCGACGGCGGACGTTGCATCTGA
- a CDS encoding corrinoid protein, translating to MPDYAQINQFLYEGNAREVERLVREALAEGRPVDEVLNEGLIAGMAVVGEDFKYSILYVPEVLVAARAMKAGMAVLKPLLTADAARNPPRGTLVIGTVKGDLHDIGKNLVCMMAEGAGFKVVDMGVDQPVEKYIEFARTHQAQIVGMSALLTTTMPYMKVVIDEFQKHPDLARIKIAVGGAPVNRMFADEIGADGYGADAPSSVELFLKFLNAA from the coding sequence ATGCCAGACTACGCCCAGATCAACCAGTTCCTCTACGAGGGGAACGCCAGGGAGGTGGAGCGACTCGTTCGCGAAGCGCTCGCCGAGGGTCGCCCGGTCGACGAAGTCCTCAACGAGGGCCTCATCGCAGGCATGGCCGTCGTCGGCGAGGACTTCAAGTACAGCATCCTCTATGTCCCGGAGGTCCTCGTCGCCGCCCGCGCCATGAAGGCCGGCATGGCGGTGCTCAAGCCGCTGCTCACCGCGGACGCCGCAAGGAATCCCCCGCGGGGCACCCTCGTCATCGGCACCGTCAAGGGCGACCTCCACGACATCGGCAAGAATCTCGTGTGCATGATGGCCGAGGGCGCCGGCTTCAAGGTTGTCGACATGGGCGTCGACCAGCCCGTTGAAAAATACATCGAGTTCGCCCGCACCCATCAGGCCCAGATCGTCGGCATGAGCGCGCTGCTCACCACCACCATGCCTTACATGAAAGTCGTGATCGACGAATTTCAGAAGCATCCCGATCTCGCCAGGATCAAGATCGCCGTCGGCGGCGCTCCGGTCAACCGCATGTTCGCCGACGAAATCGGAGCCGATGGCTATGGCGCCGACGCCCCAAGCAGCGTCGAGCTGTTCCTGAAGTTTCTCAACGCCGCCTGA